GCATCGACCGGGGCCCGTTGCAGGGGATTCCCCTGGGGATCAAGGACATCATCACCACCCGCGAGGGAGCAACCACAGCCCAGAGCCTCATCCTCGACCCCGACTGGGGGTCGCGGACTGACGCCGTCGTGGTCGCTCGGCTCCGCGCCGCCGGAGCGGTGATCATGGGCAAGACCTCGACGATGGAATTTGCCATCGGCCTGCCGGACCCGGACAAGCCGTTCCCCATCCCGCGCAATCCGTGGAACCTCAATGCCTGGACCGGCGGATCGAGCTCCGGAACCGGGAACGGCGTCGCCGCCGGGTTGTTCCTCGGCGGGCTGGGGACCGACACCGGAGGCAGTATCCGGATCCCGGCGGCCTACTGCGGGATCAGCGGGCTGAAGCCCACCTTCGGACGGGTGCCGAAGTCCGGTTGCGTCCCGCTGGGTTACTCCCTCGACCACATCGGGCCGATGGCGCGCAGCGCGGCCGACTGTGCGGTGCTGCTGCAGGCACTCGCCGGCCACGATGCCACCGATCCGTATTCCAAGGTGGAGCCGGTACCCGACTACCTCAACGGACTCTGCGGCGACCTCAACGGACTGCGCATCGGTGCCGAGTACAGCGTGCTGGACAGTGCACCGATCGCTGATCCGGCGATGCGCCCGGCGTTGTCGGCGGCGGTCGAGTCGTTCGTCGCCTTCGGCGCGCGGGCCAGCACCGTCGAGTTGGACTGCTACCAGGATCTGGTCGCGGTGGACATGATCACCATGCTCGCCGAGGCCTTCGGTTACCACCGCCCGGATCTCGAGCGGCGGTGGTCGGAGTACGGCCGGGCGACGCGCCGATTCCTGGCGCAGGGCGCACTACTGTCCGCGGGCGACGTCGTCCAGGCGCAGCGGCTGCGCCGGCACCTCGTCCACCGGGTCGCCGAGATGTTCGAGGACATTGACGTGCTGGTGATGCCGCTGGCGTCGACCGGTGCCCCCCTCTACGGATCGCTGGATCTCGGCGACGTCATGGGCACCCTCTTCGCCGGCGCATGGAACACCGTCGGCCTACCGGTCGCGGTGGTACCGGCTGGGTTCACCGCCGACGGGATGCCACTCAGCCTGCAGATCGTCGGCCGGCCGATGGAGGAGACGACCGTGCTCCGGGTCGCCCACGCGTTCCAGCGGCTCACCGATTTCCACCGCTACCTGCCGCCGCTGCGCCCGGAGAGCCTCGGCAGCATGATGCCGAGCTACCCGCCGGTCGCGGTGCCGGACGGCGAGGAGGCCGAGCGGGTCGACGCCCTGCTGCGCGCCTCGGCTCTGCACCCGCCGGAGCACGACCGCGCCGCGATCGTGGCCGGATACGCCGCGCTGCGCCGCTCCGCGGACGG
This genomic window from Mycobacteriales bacterium contains:
- a CDS encoding amidase; translated protein: MPVDTILDAARALRSGETTSIELTASMLSRADECDARLGSFLSRYDETALAAAAQADADFAAGIDRGPLQGIPLGIKDIITTREGATTAQSLILDPDWGSRTDAVVVARLRAAGAVIMGKTSTMEFAIGLPDPDKPFPIPRNPWNLNAWTGGSSSGTGNGVAAGLFLGGLGTDTGGSIRIPAAYCGISGLKPTFGRVPKSGCVPLGYSLDHIGPMARSAADCAVLLQALAGHDATDPYSKVEPVPDYLNGLCGDLNGLRIGAEYSVLDSAPIADPAMRPALSAAVESFVAFGARASTVELDCYQDLVAVDMITMLAEAFGYHRPDLERRWSEYGRATRRFLAQGALLSAGDVVQAQRLRRHLVHRVAEMFEDIDVLVMPLASTGAPLYGSLDLGDVMGTLFAGAWNTVGLPVAVVPAGFTADGMPLSLQIVGRPMEETTVLRVAHAFQRLTDFHRYLPPLRPESLGSMMPSYPPVAVPDGEEAERVDALLRASALHPPEHDRAAIVAGYAALRRSADGLYRSLGEIDPMLAFDAVVPTRAGGIPARDRDGLIGAA